The genomic region ATGAATTGATCGAACTTGATTGCTATGTCATAAGCGAAAATGGACTTCAACATCCATCGATCCGGGGTTGGCGGGTGGTCGGAGAAGGTCAGGCAAACGGAGTAGGCAGGAAAATAGACCCTTTGGCGCCACCCAGTCTGgctcggggggggggggctgaaATGTGGTACCCATTATCGATACCATTCCTAGCGGGAAAAAAGGGCTCAACGCGCGTGCAATTCTACAAGGTGAGTTTCCATGCTTTTCATGTTGTGTCCCATTGTGGCACCTTGTTTTCCCATTCGGTCTGTCCTTTCGAACTGGAACAAAgatgtaagaaaaacatacgacGAAGGCTAAATAcattgtgtttgttgtttgtctttttttttcttttttttttttgggcaaGTCTATTCATAATCTGTCCCGCGATAGGGTCGCGCCACGATCGCTAACTATGGGGTTTGATGAGGAAAATAACCCTCTCAAATTAAGCTACCAACTTCTCGTGGGAAAATGTAAATGCTACTAATACATGGTTAAAACTCACCGATCGCATTCGGTTTCTTCGTGCAAAGAAGCAGATCACGTTTGGAAGGCTGTGATCGGCTATTATGATCTCAAGTTGGACTTCCATAAACAGCTTGgtagagaaaaaaatgttttaaaaaaatattggtgATGTCACTCATTTTTAAGAAATGACATAGTGTAAGATGGTTTCGGAATTAAAAATGCCAGTGTTTCAATGTGTGTTATTTTCTACCAATCTACTCCGTCTTCAGCGATCCAATGTGGTGGGTGGAGATAAAGAAAGGGTTTTACATTAATAACTACCACAATCGTCGGATAATGGGAAGGTTGGTAATCTCGCAATGTATGATATGTACTTGAGCAGTGTAggattttttcttcaagcCAAACTGTGCAAAATGTACAACTTTCTTCACCCCCACCATTTTATTCAACACAACCGACGACTTCTGCTGGTGTCCTGCAGACAATGGCAACTTTCTCACATATTCCACCACCTACCGGGGGAGGGGTGGTGAAGGGAGTACCGGATCGTCTCACAACAAAAGCACTCCGAAAACCCCGACCTACAAATGGGGTATGTGTGGAATAATGCGTGGCCCAGTCCTTCGGGTCGACGGTGGTCGTGCGATGGTGGGGGCAGGGGATGCGCTGGCCGAGGCCAACAGGGGTGGGAACTTGAGCTGGAATGTACAGTGACAAATGTGTTGTGGGGATTtatgtttcacttttcttcatCTGCTCAACGTTTCGTGGCAACAATACTCGGACAGATTGGAAGGACAGACAGTTGACGGCTTGGCTTGACCAGCATATTTTAGCCattctttccttctttttatCTCATTCGTTTTCTTTGGGACATTTTTCTGCAAATCTTAGATCACATAGATCAGTAGCATCTGGAACGTAAATGAGCCGATTAGGATTTTATGTCACattgtttatacttttttgGCTCATGGCAGACGATGGTAAACGAAAGCAAGGCGCGAAGGTAAGCCTTTTTTATATGAATAGTTAGAAGACATGGAAAATAAAGATCAGTTTACATAATTCGTTATtgggaaaaatcaaacatagaAATGCCATCCAAGAAAAGGTCTTACTGAACATGAAACGTAAGTTCgtctaaatttttttttatgtttatctaGAAATTATAGACATTGCGCAGCACTTTCTTATCTTAGTTTAAGCGTCTGCCACCGAGTTTGCGCTTAAAAATCCGTCACAACAATATTATTCTTGGAAATACGcgttcaaacaaaaatcacctggATTATTCACAGTGTGAATCATGATCGCATACCGATTGGTAAATCCGGTATCAGATAGTGGCTGCTGATTCgatgaatgaaaaatgcatGAAACGTGacaaataaattacaaatGTTAATAGCCCACAGTAGAGAAAGTGTAAATGAACCCCACAAGAACTAGAACAGTCAACTCAGTGTTTTCTATCAATGAAGAATGGTATAAAATGAAACGTTTGACTGTTTAGTGAAAGATACAGgggttttcagatgatattataaacatgatcgcgttataaaatcaactgatgcagttggaatatcatgtgcttaATGTAGaaataatgctgctgctgtaatGATATGatctgaaaatccctgtagGAATAACACTTTCAAGAAAGTTGGCCCTTAACTGTCTATTAAATTGAACCTTTTTTGTGAAAAGTAATCAACTCGAAAGCTTGATGCCGATCAAATGTTAATCCGACATACTTTGCACTGTCGATGGATCgtttcaaataaacaaattgtccCATTTACATACGTTTGGGATATGTCATCAAAATAATTGCATGGAATACTAATTCATGTATTGTTGGTgcgatttcttttcctttaccaggttttaatttttaacagaCTGAAATGATTGCACAAGTACATACTTCAGCATTGTTATAACAATATTAAACAAGGCATATATAAAAAGGTTaggtaattaattttaactgAATGCAACCAGAGCTTTATATAATCTTACTTTGTAAGAAAGGCTGGTGTAGAAGAACATACGAAACATTGATTGATAATGAAAACTAGCTTTCTATTACttaacgaaaaagaaacctaCACCCCTAGTAGTCAATTGAATGTGATTTAAACGACTGTTTTGGTGTTCGCTCGCGCTTACTGCATGGCCTTTTATTGCATGTCTACTTGTTGACGGAATGAtaacaccaaacaaaaacacactgcAGTCAGACGGTGCGCCAGGCGTTTGGTTACACATTCTTAGCCATAACAATAACATACACCTCCCGCCCCAGGGGAGGAGGGTGGTGTCTTACATTGACCACCCATGTTCCCGCTACCCATGCCCTTTCCTCCCTTCCTTACGATACGCACCTTGTTCAAGACGGACGGTCGCCTACTATCGCCGCTCAGTCGCCGAAGCCAGGTATTTTTGTGTATTTCGCGAAACAATGCCGTAATCGGTGGTCGCGTTACTACACCCGCACCTGTCCCACCTACCCCACCAACTATAGGGCCTCCAGCACCACTGCCGCCACTAAGTGCTCCAACTACACCTCCACTGCCACTACCGCCCGCTCCGACGGGGGCGGTGGAAGTACTTCCCGGGGGACCCGGTTCCATTTCGGGGCTAAACACCTCACCCCTCGAATCGCACACCCACGACGCGCACGATCACCGCTTATCACCACCGATACTGCAGACGACGCACAGGCGATTCACGACACTATACATCCACTGACCGGAATCGGTATCACATATCATTGCACCGCACTGGCCACCTGGTGGGGTTCCCTTTGCAACACTTTCCCGTGGGGAATGTATTCGAACACGACCTTCTTAAAACGCTAGATGTTGCTTTTCCTCTGCGGTAAATATTGCCACTACTATTTGGCGTATTCAATGCCTTCTCGTTGACCACCGAGATGGCCTGAATTCATCCTTTCGTACCACCGACCCGGGGGTGTTCCACTAACGCCACTCGCGGAAGCGATGAACCACGGAAGATAATTGACATCTGCTGGACCGTCGGGTGGATTCTGGTGCTTCGCATTCCGATGTTTACCACTGGCAAATGTCAGCGCTACGTCTGCAAGCGAGACGCACAGCTTCAGGCGAGGCGACCTCTAAAATGGATACGAATTTTTAAGCCTGCCATTTACGACCGGGCTACCTTTGGTGCGCCGTTTGCGATGCTGTCGCAATGGCAACCCTAGAGAGGTTGCTTTGTTTGGCACTGCTCTGGTACTGTTGTGCGTTTTATCCACCCGCTCGACGGGAGGGGGAGGGCGAAGAGTTTGAACACCTTTCTCCTACAACACTTGCTGGTTAAAAATGGCAATTGTTGGCGTTTGGACGGACTGGAGACAAATTGCGACACCACTTCGCGTACCTGGTAGCGCCCGCCCAGAGGACACGGAAAGGTTGCCGTTTTACACGGCGCTGGCGTACGGCTCTTTCACCTTTTTTGCAATCGCGTTGGTCGCTTGTGTGTGGGGTTTGGAGGAAGGAGAATGGCGACACCAGGCTTTACCGAAGAAAAGAACCACCAAGAAGCGAAGAACACAAAACGCGAACACGACGCACGTCCGAGCGCACGGAGCGCGGACGGGAAAAAAGCGAAGGAATAACGCGACCGAACGCCTGGCGATTTGACGAAAGACTAAAGAATCGTTCAAGCGAGCTTGGTTGTTGAATACCTTTTTACAAGGTTGGGCATTTTGTTCGCAACTGTCAAGCGAAGTTGTCAAAATAACACCGATAATTGCACCTGCGGATCGTTCGACAACTGTCAGTTGAGCATTGTCAAAGTGCCTCGCTAGAAAACgtgtttttgttgataaacTACAGATcgttgaaaagtgtgttcgaaTTCGTTAAAGTTTTctcaagaataactgcaaaatGATACAGACTAAGAAACGGTCCGTTTCAGAAAACTCCGTTTCCGAATCAGGCAAACCGGTAAAGAAGCTGAAGAACGGAGACGCTGTGAAAAAGGTCGTTGTGAAACCAGACGGTAAAGTAAAGAAAGACGGAGTGACCGGCAAACCTAAATTCCAAAAGAATGATGGCACTAAATCAATCGCCGGCAAGGCGGgcggaaagtttgaaaagaaacattcTCCTGGTGGAAAATCGGGTACACTACCGGTCAAGAACAAGTTCGTAGCAAATACGCCCGAGTCGAAGAAAGAGTACTGGAACAGTATGAAGGCGAAACAGAAGGAACTGCGACAGGCACGCCGGCAGAACAAAGCGAAGGAGCTGTACGAGCTAAGCGTTAGTGCGAAAAAAATCTACGACAAGCTGAATCGTAGAAATGCCGAAAACAAGGAGGAGCTCGTCCAGAAGTTGCACGAGCTGcttgggaaggaaaatgcatATTCTAAGATCGCGACAACGCACGATACGGCTCGAGTCATTCAATGCATGGTAAAGAATGCTTCTGAAAGCATTCGTGATGAGATTGCCACGAGTCTGCTGCCTTCGCTGTGCGAACTGGCGACGTCCAAATACGGGCATCACTGCATTACGAGCTTGTTTAAGCATGGAACGAAACAGCTGTGGATGCGTGTGGTGGACGAGATCATAAAGCACGTTATAAAGTTGGTAAATCAAGCATTTGCTGGAGCCATTGTCGATGCCGCCTATAACGAGTACGCTACGAACGACCAGCGATCGCTGATGCGGCAACCGTTCTATTCGGATCTATACCAACTGGAGAAGGATCGCAGCATACAGACGATAAAGGACTGCTGGAAGACGAACGGGTACATGAAGAAGAGCGTACTGATGACAGTAAAAGGCCATCTCGTGCAAGCGGCCAACAAAAAGTGCACCGACAATAGTCTCATTCATGCACTGCTGGCCGAATTCCTCCCGGAAGCGGGAGAACAAGAGCGCGCGGAAGTAATCGAGCTCTATCTGCCCCTATTGGCGTCGATTTCCAGCACACGAGAAGGTACCGGTGCGGCCATTTTCTGCTTCCTACGCTCAGTGGTCAAAGAACGCCGTGCGGCACTGAAAGCCATGAAACCGTACATAGAAAAAATGACAATCCATGAGCACGGACATCGGTTGGTCTTGTGTGTGTTGAACTGTTATGATGACACAGTCATCCTAGGGAAACAGGTGGTCACCCCCATCATGCAGCAGCTAGAAACGATCGTCGGAACGGGCGAGTGGGGTCGAAAAGTAGTTGGATGGATTTTCTCACCCGCAGATAAGGATCTGCTGCATCCGGCCCAGATCGAGATGCTCGATGGCTACCTCGAGCACAGCAAAAAGGATAAGGACATTCGGCGCAAGGAGTTATTTGCATCGGCTGAGGCAGCATTTTGTCAGCAGGTGGAAAATAATCCCAACTTTTGGCTCCGTGGTGGCCACACTGCACTTCTAACAGCCGCTATATTAAAGAACTGTAAGTGACATTTAATCAAATTGAAGCTGTCAGCGATTATAAAGCAACGCTTTTCTTACAGATTCTGGAGAACACCTGGCACGTTTGCACCGGGCTCTGGCGAAGGTGGTGTGCGATCCGGAATGGAAAGTGCACGAGAACGAAATTAACCTTGACGGCTCGATCCTGTCCGTGGAGGCCGTGAAAAAGCCGAAGGAGAATGAAAAACCTGCCGGCGAACGGAAGATCAAGAAGTTCAAGAAAAGTCCATTCGAGGAGGAGAAAGTAAGTAGTTTATTGCTTGTGCTTGTGTTGACCAAATTTTACACGTACATCGTTTCTATTGCTCCGAACTTTAGGCTGCTTCACGCGAAAAACAATTGGCCGCCAATCCGCTGGTTAACGGTGTAGAACATGCTGGCATACACATTGCGCTAAAGAAAATGCTTAAATTGGACCAAGAGAAgcgacagcaggacggtgaaGACGTTTCGCAGTTTGGACAAGCGCTTGTCGAAGCCCTGACCGACGAGCGGTTGAGCACGTGGATTGCCCAAAATAGGCCGTCTTTCCTGCTACTGCTTACATTCGAAAATTCTACCGTGGCCGTACAGAAAATGCTGCGTGAGAAGTTGCTGCCATTGAAGAAGCAACTAAAGGCGCAGACACATACGGGAGGAAAACTGTTGGTCGAAAAACTGAAATTTTAGGGACCTTTCGTTCGGCCGTTTATAAAGTGCGAGGGTAGGGCAACGAAAACG from Anopheles coustani chromosome 3, idAnoCousDA_361_x.2, whole genome shotgun sequence harbors:
- the LOC131271461 gene encoding protein penguin gives rise to the protein MIQTKKRSVSENSVSESGKPVKKLKNGDAVKKVVVKPDGKVKKDGVTGKPKFQKNDGTKSIAGKAGGKFEKKHSPGGKSGTLPVKNKFVANTPESKKEYWNSMKAKQKELRQARRQNKAKELYELSVSAKKIYDKLNRRNAENKEELVQKLHELLGKENAYSKIATTHDTARVIQCMVKNASESIRDEIATSLLPSLCELATSKYGHHCITSLFKHGTKQLWMRVVDEIIKHVIKLVNQAFAGAIVDAAYNEYATNDQRSLMRQPFYSDLYQLEKDRSIQTIKDCWKTNGYMKKSVLMTVKGHLVQAANKKCTDNSLIHALLAEFLPEAGEQERAEVIELYLPLLASISSTREGTGAAIFCFLRSVVKERRAALKAMKPYIEKMTIHEHGHRLVLCVLNCYDDTVILGKQVVTPIMQQLETIVGTGEWGRKVVGWIFSPADKDLLHPAQIEMLDGYLEHSKKDKDIRRKELFASAEAAFCQQVENNPNFWLRGGHTALLTAAILKNYSGEHLARLHRALAKVVCDPEWKVHENEINLDGSILSVEAVKKPKENEKPAGERKIKKFKKSPFEEEKAASREKQLAANPLVNGVEHAGIHIALKKMLKLDQEKRQQDGEDVSQFGQALVEALTDERLSTWIAQNRPSFLLLLTFENSTVAVQKMLREKLLPLKKQLKAQTHTGGKLLVEKLKF